DNA sequence from the Deltaproteobacteria bacterium genome:
TAAGAGTTCCTGTTCGAGTTGATATCGATCCAGTCCCGTTAGATCGAAAGGCTCGTTCTCATCCAGGATCCCGCCTTCTTCATCCAGGTGGATTCCCAGGCGTTTCGTCAGGAGAAATCTGGCCGGATTGGCGAAGAAGCGGCAGAACTGCTCCAAATCAACAGTCTTCCATTCCTCCGACGGCTCCGAAAGGTCTTGGGGAATAAACGGCACCGGTTCCCCGTGTTGATTCACCGCGCATTGGGCAGCCTCATAATTTTCTTTCGAATAACTGATAAGTTTCTCGTTTTGTTTGAAATATTCCGGGCTGAAAGCCTGAAGGCGGTGCTTGGTAATAACCTGCTCCAATACCGCCTTGCCCTGGAGCTCATAACCCTGATTGATATAATCCAGAAGTTCACTCACCAAAACTGAGGGCGGGCGAAGGCTGTTATCTTGAAGGCTCTGACCCACGTAGCTGATATGAAGCCGTTCCCTGGCCGAAAGGACGGCTTCCAAAAATAGATAACGGTCATCTTTGCGGCGGGAACGGTCGCCCGGCTTCGGGTTTCTGGCAATAAGGTCAAACCCGAGAGATTTCGTCTGTCGTGGGTAGGCATCATCGTTCATTCCTAACAGGCAAAGGACCTTAAAAGGGATGCTGCGCATGGGGAGCATGGCGCAGAAGGTCATGCCACCGGTGAGGAAGCCAAATCCGAAGCCCTCCCGCTCCAGGCAGGACCGCAGATAAGACATGATTACTTCCAGGCTGATTTTCTCTTGAAAGCCCGCAAGCTCCTGTTTTCTGGTAAGGTCGTTGAGAGTCCGCCGGATCACATACGCTTCTCGTTCCGTTTCCTTATCGGGCAGGAAAAATCTATCGAGCAGCTCGGATAAAAATTCCCCCCATCCCTTAAGGGTGCGGGGCTCACCTAATTCCTTGATCGAAGCGAAAAGACGCTCGATAAACCCGAGGAAATTTCCGAGAACCGCAGCATCGCCTCCTTCTATCAGGTCATAGGGAAGGATCTCCATGAACATCTTGTCATCCTGCCCGGGCAAGGCATAGCCGAGAAGCATGCGCTTGAGACCCGCGCGCCAGGTATTTTCGGGAAATTCAGGAAGGCCAAGTTCTTTCCTGCTCCCTCCATCAATCCCCCAGCGGATCCGGGTATCTTTTACCCACCTAAGGATCAGTTCCAGATCCGTCCCGGCGAGGGAAAACTTTCTTTGAACCGCCGGGGATTCCAGAACCGTCAGGACCAGAGAAGCCCCCATGCGGCTTCCCTGGAGGTCGAGAAGGGCGAGGAAGGAATCGATCAGCTGGCTTTCCTTTCGGACCCCCTGGTCGGCGATGCTGAAAGGAATCCATCTTGGATCTCCCGCCGGGAGGGAGAAGACCGCCTGGATATAAGGGGCAGAAGTCTCGATGTCGGGGGTCATGATCAGGATGTCCTTGGGGAGGAGCGTCCGATCGGATTCAAAAAGAGATAGCAGGCGGTCTTGAAGCACCTCAACTTCCCTCATGGGGCTGTGGCAGGAATGGACTTGAATAGAGGTATCCCCTTCGGGGATCTTTTTCTTTTCATTCGCGCCCCGCCCCCTGTCTACGAGATTCAGAATGTCGAATTGAATGCTCTTCAGGAGGCTGTCATTTCCCGGATCCACGTAAAACTCATGCTCCTCGGAGCCAAGGGCGGCAATCAAATCAAAGAAATCCCGGCCCAGAGCCCCTGTCGAGGCCAGCAGACTATTCCCTTTTTCGAGGTGGAGTTCTTCGGGAGCTGTTTTTTTCTTTTTCTCCCGTTCCGTAAATCGCCTTATCTCCCGTCCGGAGACAATGTCACCCCAATACTCCCGGCACGGGTTTAAGAGAAAGAGGTTCACCTCGACAAACCGGGAAATGGCCGCGAATACCTGCATGTGAAACGGGGGAAGGGCCGATATCCCGAAGACACTCACCCGTTCCGGAATACTTTTCAGTTTCTCAGATGATTTATGAATTGCATCGAGAAAGGCCTTCTGGAGGGCCGCGCGGTGCTTGTTTTCACTTCCCTTCACCAACTCCCGCCAGAGAACCGCCTGCCAGTGGCTTTCGGCCCCCTTGTCCCAGCCTAAAATCATCTCCGGCCGGAAAATGAGGTATTGATCAAAAAGGTCGGCGATCCGCGAAGAAAGCTGAAAGCGTTTGAGATTCGCCTGATTTCCCTGGAGGTAGCCCTGCAAACTTTCAAAGCCCTTTTTCCCAAGGCAGGAAGGGAGAATTTGCATGACCTCCCAGGTCATGATTTCAGGGTCGAAGGGGGATTCCTCTTGAACATCGGGAACGACTTCCCGAAAGATTCCGTACACAAAGTGGTTGGGGAAAGGAAATCGGATATTGGCGCAAATCCCATGATGCCGGGCCAGCTCCATGCAAACCCATCGCTCCATGCCCTTGCTCTGGACCACGATGATTTCGCTCTGAAGAGGCGAGGATAGAGGACTACTTAGCACCTCGGCCAGTTTCTTAGCCAGGCTTTCCAACTGGTTGCTTGCATAGAGGTGTAACCCAGACATGGTTTCTAAAATAACCTTCTCCCCCAAAGTGATCCCCAAAGCATCCCCGACAGCAAGGTCAATCAGGCAACCTAAATATCGATCCTTTTCCATATCATTTTTTGTCAATTTTTCAAACCTTTTAAATAAAAAGAGCTACCCCCCTCTTTTGTCGGTCGATGCCTTAAGAAAATACCTTATCATAATCAACGAAACGGTCGAAGTCATGAATGGATATATTTTCCATTAGCCGCATTGACGAATCAAGTACATCTGCACCATCTATCAGCCGCTTAGGCCGGATTGGGCGGTTGGATGAAATGGAGGACGGCAATATATCATTCAACGGGTTGAAATGAACTCAGTCTCGCGATTTTTCCCTGAATTGCTGTCAAATAATCTGTAATTTGTCTCCGGAAATTCTTAAAGACTTGATAGATTACCTGCTTTTGAAGTCGACAAGAAAGAAGAAAGAGGAATAATCAAATTGCAACATTGCAAGCCTGACCCTGGCCCCACTATTTCCATGAAAATGTTCAATCTACATACCGCTTTCAGGAAGAAGCAAATGCTGTCTCCACCTACAAAGCAGTAAGGTTGGTCAATGAAACATCTTGAAGATTTACGACAGGAATGATTAACGGCA
Encoded proteins:
- the recC gene encoding exodeoxyribonuclease V subunit gamma, giving the protein MEKDRYLGCLIDLAVGDALGITLGEKVILETMSGLHLYASNQLESLAKKLAEVLSSPLSSPLQSEIIVVQSKGMERWVCMELARHHGICANIRFPFPNHFVYGIFREVVPDVQEESPFDPEIMTWEVMQILPSCLGKKGFESLQGYLQGNQANLKRFQLSSRIADLFDQYLIFRPEMILGWDKGAESHWQAVLWRELVKGSENKHRAALQKAFLDAIHKSSEKLKSIPERVSVFGISALPPFHMQVFAAISRFVEVNLFLLNPCREYWGDIVSGREIRRFTEREKKKKTAPEELHLEKGNSLLASTGALGRDFFDLIAALGSEEHEFYVDPGNDSLLKSIQFDILNLVDRGRGANEKKKIPEGDTSIQVHSCHSPMREVEVLQDRLLSLFESDRTLLPKDILIMTPDIETSAPYIQAVFSLPAGDPRWIPFSIADQGVRKESQLIDSFLALLDLQGSRMGASLVLTVLESPAVQRKFSLAGTDLELILRWVKDTRIRWGIDGGSRKELGLPEFPENTWRAGLKRMLLGYALPGQDDKMFMEILPYDLIEGGDAAVLGNFLGFIERLFASIKELGEPRTLKGWGEFLSELLDRFFLPDKETEREAYVIRRTLNDLTRKQELAGFQEKISLEVIMSYLRSCLEREGFGFGFLTGGMTFCAMLPMRSIPFKVLCLLGMNDDAYPRQTKSLGFDLIARNPKPGDRSRRKDDRYLFLEAVLSARERLHISYVGQSLQDNSLRPPSVLVSELLDYINQGYELQGKAVLEQVITKHRLQAFSPEYFKQNEKLISYSKENYEAAQCAVNQHGEPVPFIPQDLSEPSEEWKTVDLEQFCRFFANPARFLLTKRLGIHLDEEGGILDENEPFDLTGLDRYQLEQELLKKVLQKKSLKDSFSSVKASGQLPHGVPGELLFARTCTEIDAFVRTVAPYLEKGPFEPLSVDLNLEGFRLMGRIGNIYPGGLILYRYANVRTQDRLTLWIHLHILNLMGAKGYPSQGVLICKDKACTYLPAEESEKILKDFLKIYWQGLIKPLHFFPRSSWAYAEAMEKHGDQEKAMAAARRNWESDFGPAERGDPYLRLCFGKAYPLDEEFENLTMEILGPIIKSESKI